ACCCGGTGGCAAGACGTGTGTAGTGGCAAGACGTGTTGCTCCCAGATTTCTTCCGATTACTTAAGGCGCCTTTGCACCGTTCGTGTTGGTACCGTGCGCGAATTTCTTggatcaccaaaaaaagaataataaaaataaaacgcAGTGCATTAAATGATCTGACTAGGACGTTTGAGACGGTCCAAGAAGATTGGAAACGTCCCTGCCCACAGCCCCATCATAACGAACCTCTGCCTCTGTCGATGGATGAGAGTTGTCGATTGACGGGGTCGAGCTCTCGGCCCTTCGTAATCTAGACACCCGTAACCcaaaaataagttaaattttttaataataattttccaGATTAAATCCCTGTTTAAAAGGGCTTTGAAAATAGGGTATTAAATCCGAGGGGGAAGTTCCAAAGACCCCCttctgacaaaaagaaaaaaagaaaaaaggaaaattcaaggaccctttttaaaaaaaaaaaaaagatggcaAGGACCCAGTCTCCCAGAGCAGAGAGGAAACGCCATTATATTTGATTACTGCGTAAGGGAGGGCGTGAGATGCCCTCTCTCACGAGCTCCAAATTATACGTGTCGATTTCTGGGTGATTTGTTATATATGCCTACTTGGCATATTAAAACATGGTCAATAATTTCTCGGACGACATGTGCCAAAAGGTTGAGTGGGCCCAAGCTTTTTGCTTGTGTGTCGGCATTTTTCAGCTTGCACTAGCTTTGCATTAAACAGCAAAGTCAACTACCGAATGGGTGTTAACGCATCTCCTCCCCAATGAGGATTTTGATGATCGGTGTTCTCAAGAACCGTAATTTAGCTACTCATCCTCCACAATTGAGAAGGGGAGGGCTTGAGATCTGGTTCCTCAGCTAAGAGGAAATCAAAATTCAATAGCGACCAGCCGATGTAAAAATCATATATAACATGTGCCAAAGGGTGGGTTAGGGCCTACTCTTTAGCATCTTTTCCATATGCGACTCCTTCCACTCGCACCCCATAAGAGGAGAAATTATATTAGCCAGAGCCAATCCCTCTCACATCctaaaccctaaatccccacgATAACATCAGAACCCAAAAACCCATTTTCCAGTAATTGTACTTCGTCGTGTCTCTTTGCTTGTTTTATGCTCTATTTGGAAAGTTGGAGAGGAGAAAATGAGTTATGTAGACAACCATAGGACAACGTGTAATGTTAGGGTACAACGTAGGACGACATTAGAACGCAAAGATTCCCTCCCCCGGAAATTTCAGAAGCCAAAACAAACCCAACCACCTCCCATTTCTCCCTATAAATACAAGCCCCGGGGAAACTCGAATCCCCATTCTTTTAAGCCCCCTTCGTCTCTTTCTTCCACACCCAGAGATCTccagaaaaatctcaactttGATTCACGCGGGCACAGATCACACAGAGAGACGGAAATGAAGGGGTTCTGGACATCTCTGGCCCCTCTCCTGGAGTTGCTGACCTTTTGCCAGAGCCTCGTGCAGATGGTGCTCCCACCGGAGCTCCGGTTCGCCTCCCTCAAGTTCCTGAACCGGGCCCTCAACTTTTTCTCCTCCTACTGCTCCTACGACATCATCGAGATCGACGGTGCGAACACCAATGAGCTCTACAACGACGTCCAGCTCTACCTCGGCTCCTTCGTCCGCACCTCCGCCAGCCGCCTCTCCCTTAGTCGCGCCCTCAACTCCAGCGCCACCACTTTCGGCCTCTCCAAAAACGACTGCATGAACGACGTCTTTGACGGCGTTGCTGTCCAGTGGGAGCACGTGGTCGTGCAGCGCCGGTCCCGTACCTTCTCGTGGCGTCCCCTCCCCTACGAGAAGCGCAGCTTCACACTCTGGATCAGGAAGCCCGACAAGAACCTCGTCCTCGACTCCTACCTGGACTACATCATGAATAAGGCCAAGGACATCCGTCGCAAGAGCCAAGAACGCCTCTTTTATATTAATTCGTGCAGCGGGTCGCTCGATTCCCGGAGCCACCAGTGGGAATCGGTGCCCTTCAAGCACTCGAGCACCTTCGACACGTTGGCCATGGACCCGGAGAGGAAGAGGGACATCATGGAGGACCTCCGCGACTTCGCAGCTGGGCAGGCCTTTTATCAGCGGACCGGCCGGGCCTGGACACGGGGCTACCTGCTCTACGGCCTGCCCGGGACGGGGAAATCGAGCATGATCGCTGCGATGGCCAATTTCCTTGGCTATGACATCTACAACCTCAAGCTGACAGAGGTGCACTCCGACTTCGAGCTCCAGAAGCTCCTGATGAAGGCCAGCTCCAAGTCCATCACCGTCATCGAGGACATCGACTGCTCAGTCAATCCGTCAAACAAGTCGAAAGCAACACAGGCCGCCATGCCCCGGAGCTACTACAACCCCAGGGCGCCTGACGCAGCCTGCGGCGGTAAGGACAGGAACAGCAACACGATGATCCTCACAGGGATCCTCAACTTCACCAATGGCCTGTCGTCGTGCTGCGGGAGCGAGAGGATCTTCGTGTTCACCACCAACCACATCGACAAGCTCGACCCAGCATTACTCCGCCAGATGGACATGCACATCTACATGACTTACTGCTCGTACCCGGCGCTCAAGATCCTGCTCCGGAACTATCTGGGCAGTGAGGCTGAAGACCTTGGCGAGGTGGCGACGAGTGAGCTCCCGGAGGCGGTCGAGAAGGCCAAGATGACGCCAGCGGACATAAGCAAAGTCCTGCTCAAGAACTGGAGGAACAAGGAGAAAGCAGTGAGCGAGTTGCTGGAGGTCTTGAAGGCGAGAGCAAAGCGGAACGAGAGGCACGGAGGGTTAAGAGAGTACGAGCTGAACGgggtggaggaagaggaagaggaggagcaaGAGAAGAGGGTTCTGGCAGGAAGCCATTGGAAGGGCGATTCTAGCAGGGAACTAGACGATGATGAAGCAGAAATGCTTatgtgaaaaggaaagaagaaagcaaaatgcGAGGGAAAAACTAATTcgtcctttttcattttctttcacttttattttattctctctctctctctctctctctctctctctctctctctctctctcgtgcatagaaatgataaatagaacaGCAATTTGATCTGTCGGGCGTGCATAGAAATGATAAACAGAACAGCAATTTGATCTGTCGGGAACAATGGTTATTTTGCTTCATGGCATGTGACGGCAAACTggtaaatttaaatttctaagAGCTCCGAATTCGTGGAACGACtacatttgaatattttttttaagtactTTCACTAGTGCTTCCCATGGTTATATGGGAAATGAAATACTCTTATCTTCTGTTTTATTTTCCCTTCTTAGCATCTTTCGAAAGCAAGTAGAATGTgggttttgtttgaaaaaaaagggggcaatttaattttcagaaaagCAAGAGTTAATTACAAAACTTACTTTTACATAAGTTCAGATTTTCGACCCCAAAATAACACTGTGCTCATTGCAGCATCTCCAAAAAACTGCTCACCAAACACTAACATGAGATGTGacacttttactaatttaatccctaatcttaaattaatgagaggattatattaaatattttcatataattcagagATTACATTATATATGTACTAAAAGTTCGGGGACTACATTAAACAGATCAAAAGTTTAGGAACCACATTGAACATTAGGCTAAAGTTTAgaaatcacattgaacaaatgaaaagttcaaagatcacattgtaaattttttactaAAGTTCaagatcatttgtgtcattatcctatttattttatatatatatgtatcaaaagttcagggactaaattgaacaaattaaggTTTAGGGACCACatatgattatattaaataaattaaaattttatgaattacaTTGTACAATCAGTCAAAATTTATAGATTAATTATGTTATTATCTCATTTACTTTTTGCCAATCCGTTAATTCACttgtcaaaaagaaataaacaaaaacataagGTTTGGTAGGGGTCGAGCCAGTTTTGCTTCTTATCGCCTCTTCTCATCGCCCGATTTCCCTTTCAACGTCTTCCACTTTTAATATTAAGAGTCTCTATTTCTTCCAACCTCTTCATTAACTCATGCGGTCTCCTTTTCCTAACCTATTAATGCAATGaaagtggaaaaaagaaaacaaaaaccttgtcgatttttttgtgaaattctaAATAAGACAAGACTAAAAAGTTCctatctaaattaatttttactttttattgaaTCCTACACGTAGATGGACCAACAACTGGATGTGACAATAATCGGTCGCTACGATTTTTCAACTTATCAAATAATAAACATATATTCATTTTACAAAAGTAAACTATTTACTAACTGGCTTCATatactttacttttttttttatcggttttATTTTGTAAGAATGGCTTCACCTTTCGCAAAAGAAATACTTTCGATCAGatggtttttatttattgaggGCTTAGTGGTCCTCGTCGGGCtttgtaagaaaaagaaagaatttaaaaaaaaaaaaaaaagtaaaataatcttttaaaaattcagaatttttttaaatgaaaaaatatatataaaagtcgTCCATGTTAGTACTAGTTATTCTACATGGTATGGCTGGCATCCACGTGAGTAATTTCTGGCTAAATTTGGTTGGAATGACAATATTGAAAAATCGTCAAAAAGTTGAGATCACGAAATTCTTAGTCTGTATTTATCTCAGGGGGATTGATTAAACTGTAGGCTATTCATACACTATAACATGGATTCCAACCTTTACAACAAATGCATATAAGGTCATCTCCCTGCAAGGCCCTGCACAAGACGTTAAAATGACACGGGGCAAGACATGCGAATAACCAAAACCGTTAATTTTAGTTGGGAAGGAAGCACTAATTAACCCCTGGAAAATGGGCATAGATCCGGATCAGGGAAAAGATACATTTGACACCTTAAAGTTACAAGAAGCTGGAGAAAATTAGGTGAAGGTCGTAAAAGGATAGTATTCATGTTAATTGAATAAGCAAATTATTTCCAGGCAACATGTAGGTAATTCCAAAGTCAAGTTGGCTTACCTGAAGTGATAGTGCACTAGCAGCAGGGATCAACATCAAGTCGACCCTCGATAAGGGGTACTGGCATAGGGCAATAGAACAATGTGCAATCTCAAGGATCCAGAAACTCCTTGCATTTCATTGAGGCCATCATAGTGATCACAAAGCTAGTAAGCCCATCCCGTCTAGCATTGCTAAGAAGCCTTTATATATAGTGGTAGTAGAATGAACATAAACACGTGTCATTACAAAGGCAATAGGTTACAAACCTTtgccttcaattttctttccagaCCAAAGAACTTTAATGCCGATAACACTAGGTCTGCTGTCTTCTTCCGCATGTGTTCAACCAGTATGTCGTCGTACACAATTACATCtgattctttcaaaaatttgcaTTCTTGTATACCTGAAAAGACTTTTCCAGCTTCTTCCATAGTCCCGTGTTTACACAATCCAGAGATGATAGCAGAGTATGCAACATCACTTGGAGGGAAGCCCTCTTGCACCATCTCATCCAAGACTTCAACCACTTTCTCAACCTGCTCTGCCTTATTCTCATGGAAACAAGTCAGAGAGTACTTCAAATCCATGGGTCCGCTTGTGATATTGGCTAGCCAATCACGAACGAGCATCATAGTCACATCGATCTTCTTATTTTGTCGAGTTCTTTAGCGAGAGCACGATATGCATCTACAAAGGGAAGACACGGCATTTCTATTATCTTGTTATAACATGTGCATGGTCTTTTATATGCTCCAATCGCTAAAAGACATTCGATGGCGATACTGTAAGTCAAAGAATCAGGCTCGATGTGGTGGTTTTTCATTTCGTCAAATAGAGACTTTACCAATTTCAACTCAACAAACTTTTTCAAAGCCCCATCATGACATTGTACGTTGACACGCTGCAGTAACCTTTTACTTTCAAGTCCCTGATGTCGGGACTTTCCTTTTTCGTCCGGGGGGGAATGCCAATAGGTTTATGGGTATTACTAAAAAAGTGGGCCTACAACCTCAATTAGGTGCAGGCTCTTCTAAGTCTATATCTTGTGCAATGTTAAGGTAGTCAAtgttaaatcaaattgacactATGTGGGTTTTTAAATGAGAAGTCACCATAGATTATCGAGTTAGTTAAAAACCAAGTCAGGCATGA
This genomic stretch from Eucalyptus grandis isolate ANBG69807.140 chromosome 3, ASM1654582v1, whole genome shotgun sequence harbors:
- the LOC104439690 gene encoding AAA-ATPase At5g57480; protein product: MKGFWTSLAPLLELLTFCQSLVQMVLPPELRFASLKFLNRALNFFSSYCSYDIIEIDGANTNELYNDVQLYLGSFVRTSASRLSLSRALNSSATTFGLSKNDCMNDVFDGVAVQWEHVVVQRRSRTFSWRPLPYEKRSFTLWIRKPDKNLVLDSYLDYIMNKAKDIRRKSQERLFYINSCSGSLDSRSHQWESVPFKHSSTFDTLAMDPERKRDIMEDLRDFAAGQAFYQRTGRAWTRGYLLYGLPGTGKSSMIAAMANFLGYDIYNLKLTEVHSDFELQKLLMKASSKSITVIEDIDCSVNPSNKSKATQAAMPRSYYNPRAPDAACGGKDRNSNTMILTGILNFTNGLSSCCGSERIFVFTTNHIDKLDPALLRQMDMHIYMTYCSYPALKILLRNYLGSEAEDLGEVATSELPEAVEKAKMTPADISKVLLKNWRNKEKAVSELLEVLKARAKRNERHGGLREYELNGVEEEEEEEQEKRVLAGSHWKGDSSRELDDDEAEMLM